The following is a genomic window from Thermodesulfobacteriota bacterium.
GACCTTGATTCGTTTGTTGCTGAAAATACCGACCCGACAGATGAATGGAAAGGACGCGAATCATTTACAACTGATTATTTCCCGATTGAAAGTGTGCCGATTAGTAGAAGAGGATTTTTCGCAGGGGTTGTTGTTTTGGCGGAACAGGAGAATCTAATTTCCAAAGATACTGCTATGCAATATTTACGTTGTTCAGAAGATGAATACAATGCGTCTAAAGATTCAATTCCAGGGCTTTTCGATCTCACTTAGTTGCACCTAACCTGACAGTTTCTCTACCCCTTATGGGGGAAATAAGGCCAACGCCCGTTTTCTGCAAGTCTTTGAATCCTGTTCACCCTCCCACAGGAAGACAAATCCCAATTGCCAAGCCACAAGTCTCAAGCAGTATAGAAACCCCGAGATCCTGAAATAAATTCAGGATGACAACCTTCAACTTCACCCTTCGACAGGCTCAGGGCGAACGGGGGGGGAAGGACGGAGTTACTGTGGCCCGTCACGGGCCGCCGGACCTCAATAAGCTTTCCCGCGCGGGAGTATCGCGTAGACATAGATGCGCTTCTTTTCCCTGTCCGGTGTGAAAAGCACCCTCCACTCCCCGACCCTCAGGCGGTAGTCCCCCTTAAGCTCTCCGGTAAGCGGCCTGACGTTGGGCTGCAGCAAGGGGTCCCGCTC
Proteins encoded in this region:
- a CDS encoding type II toxin-antitoxin system RelE/ParE family toxin; this encodes MKIWRIELKPASEKQYLKLDGKTRERVKTALKSLEKERDPLLQPNVRPLTGELKGDYRLRVGEWRVLFTPDREKKRIYVYAILPRGKAY